ACTCGGGCTCCGGCATCGACCTGGACAAGAGTGAGAAGGCCGGGGTGGAGGCCCTGGTCTCCCGCCTCCTCGCCGACAACAACCACCGCTGCCACCCCGGCCTGGTCCGGCTCTGGGCCTACAACTCCGGGGAGGCGGTGCGCTGGGTCATCGACCGTGCCAAGCAGGGCGGCTCACCGGTCTTCGACCAGGGCAACCTGCAGCAGCGGCATATTCTCAAGGTGAACGGTTATTCCCTGAACTACGTCACTTCCTTCTTCGGCCCCAAGCCGTACACCACGGGTGACGGCATGCGCCACTTCGCCAACACTGCGGAGAAGGCTGGGGTGAAGTTCTTCTACCGCATGCCTGCCGTGCAACTGGTCCAGGACGCCTCGGGTGCCGTCACGGGGGTCATCGCCAAGGGGCCCGGGGGCAAGTACACCCGCTTCCTGGCCAAGAAGGGCGTGATCCTGGCCACCGGTGACTACCAGAACAACAAGGCCATGTCGGACTACTTCATCCCCGACGTGAAGTACCTCGAACGCAAGCAGATGGGCAAGACGGGCGACGGCTTCGTCATGACCTACTGGGCTGGTGGAGTCATCGAGCCCATCGGACACACCAAGATGCTCCACGACTTCGACGCCGGTCCCGCCTCCATGTGCGACATGCCCTTCCTGGCGGTGGACCGCAGTGGCAGGCGCTTCGTCAACGAGACTGTGGAGATGTCCCTCCTCAACAACTATCTCAAGGATCCGAAGAACGCGGGCCACTATAGCCAGATCTTTGATGCGGACTACATGAGCACTGCTGCCACCTGGCCTGGCAAGCTCGTCCCCCCCGAGGGGCTGAAGAACTACATGCCCGAGGTACCCGGGGAGAAGAAAGGGGTCTTTCCCTCCCAGATCAACACCTTTGCGGCTGACTCCATCGAGGAGCTGGCCCGCAAGCTCCAGATGGAGCCTGCGGTGCTCGTGGAGACGGTCAAGCGCTATAACGATCTCTGCGCCAAGGGCAAGGACGAGGACTTCGGCAAGCCTGCCGACAGGCTGGTACCGGTCCTCAAGGCCCCCTTCTATGGCATCCACCGTCGGGTCCGCATCTCCGCCCTGGTGTCCGGCATGCTGGTCAACGAGCAGTGCCAGGCCCTTAATGCGGAGGGGAAACCCATCAAAGGGCTCTACATCGTGGGCAACCTGGGGGGCGGCTTCTATGGAGGTGTCGACTATCCCCTCACCGTCTTCGGACTCTCGCTGGGACGCTGCTACACCTTCGGCTACGTGACGGGCAGGCATGTCGCCCGCCTCTAGCCGAGCGAGCAAACCACCCCTGACAAGCGTCCCAGATCGGAGAACACCATGAGAAAGAAGCTGTTGAAAGGTCTCATTGCTGTCGCCGGAGCCCTGGTGCTGGGCCTCCTCCTCGTCAGCCCCGCCCAGGCTGCCGCCAAGGCTCCTGTCAAGACCATGGCCAAGCTGGCGACCCGGCACACGGCCCACGGGCTGGACTGCGCCACCTGTCACGGCAAGACCAAGAAACCCGGAGCCGTGGACATGGAGAAGTGCCTGGAGTGCCACGACAACCAGGAGCTGGCCACCAAGACCGCCGACCTCAAGCCCACCAATCCGCACAACACCCGCCATTACGGGATCTGGGCTGACTGCAACCTCTGCCACCACGAGCACAAGGTCTCCGAGAACCACTGCCTCGGCTGCCATCCGACCTTCAACTTCAAGGTGCCCTGAGACACGAGGGCGGGCCTCCGGGCCCGCCCTTTCCTCAGCTCTGCTTGAGCTGGGCTTCCAGTAGCTCCGCTGCGATGCCAACGCACTCCCGGCAACTGATCTCCCCTCCCATGCGGAGGGAGGCGCAGTCCAGCTGGCCGGCCTCCTGGAAGAAGGCGGTCTTGAGGGCGAGCTCGGCTTCGGGAAGGATGAGGCAGGCCGCGTGGATGGCCCCGCAGGTGCCCAGGGGCGCCCGGCCTCCGCCATGGGCCCGGAAGGACTCCAGGTCGAAGCGGGTGTCGCCGCTGGCCTCTTGATAGGCCGCCAGGACCGCCTGGGCGCAGTTCAGATCCTGGGGCGTGTTATGGAATTGGGCTTCAGCCCGCTGGCGCATCACAGCCACCTCTCCAGACGAGTGCGGACCTCATCGGGTCCAAGCAGCATCAGGGTGTCGTAGATGCCCGGGCTCACGGGACGGCCGCAGAGGGCGACCCGCAGGGCCTGGGCCAGGTCCTTGGTCTTGAGGCCCTGGCGCTCCAGGATGGCGTTGAAGGCCGTCTCCAGGACGTCATGGGTGTAGTCCTCCAGGGCCGAGACTTCCCGCAGGGCAGGTTTGACGGCCTCAGTCATGAACTTGGCCACGCCCTTCTCATCGAAGTCCTGGGGCCGCTCGAAGGCGAAGCGCAGGGCCTCGGCCATCTCCACGAGGGACTTGCCCTTCTGGGTGGCGGTGATGGCGATGGCCTTCCATGCATCGGGTTTGGCTGCCCAGGCCTCGGGCATGAAGGGGTGGAGATGGGGCTCCAGTTCCTGCCAGGTGGCCCGCTGGATGAGCTTCTGGTTCATCCAGTTGAGCTTGTCCATGTCGAAGCGGGCGGGGCTCTTCTGGAGCTCGTCCAGGTCGAAGAGCTGGATCATCTGCTCGTCCGTGAGGATCTCCTCCTCGGCGCTCTCCACGGCTTTCCCATCGATCTTGGGGGTCCAGGAGAGGCGGGCCAGGGCAAGGCGGACGGCGGAGGGCAGGAGGCCCAGGGCCTGGTATTCGGTGATGCTGGTGGCGCCGTGGCGCTTGCTGAGCTTGGCGCCATCCTTGCCCAGGATCATGGGGACGTGGGCGAACTTCGGGAGCTCCAAGCCCATGGCCTGGTAGAGGGCGATCTGCTTGGGGGTGTTGGCCACATGGTCATCGCCACGGATGACATGGGTGACCTCCATGCCGGTGTCGTCCACCACGACGCAGAAGTTGTAGGTGGGCACCCCGATCTCCGAGCCCTCCCCGGTGCGGGCGATGATCCAGTCGTCCAGGGTGTCGGCGGGGAACTCGATGCGGCCCTTCACCAGGTCTTCCAGTACGATGGCCCCCTCGTCGGGCATGACCACCCGAACCGCATAGGGCTGGCTTGCGTCGTGCTGCTTCCCGCGGCAGCCCTTCCCGGCGTCCACACCGCGGTTGTAGGTGAAGGGGACGCCCTTGGCCTCGGCGGCCTTGCGGCGCTCGTCCAGCTCCTCCCGGGTGCAGCGGCAGCGGTAGGCCTTGCCCTCGCTCAGGAGCTTCTCCACGGCGGGCTTGTAGTGGCTCTCCATGCGCTGCATCTGCCGGTAGGGGCCGTGGGGGCCCTTCCACTGGCTGGGCTCACCCACGATGGGGCCCTCATCCCAGTCCAGGCCCACCCAGGCCATGCCCTCCTCGATGATGCGGATGTTGTCATCGGTGGAGCGGCCGAGGTCCGTGTCCTCGATGCGCAGGATGAAGCGCCCGCCGTGCTTGCGGGCGAAGAGCCAGCAGAAGAGGGCGGTGCGCACGCCTCCGATGTGGAGCATGCCGGTGGGGGAGGGGGCGAAGCGGGTGACGACGGGACGGGACATGGTGACCTTCACAAGACAACACACCAGTTTGACCGAAAGACAGGAGGCCGTCACCGATCGGGTGCGGCTGCGTGCGCAGCCCTCGGGATTTTGCGACAATCCTCCCATGCGGAAATTCCTGCTCCTCCTGATCGGTCTCGTCCTGCTGTTCCTGGGGGCCTATGCCTTGCCCCTGGAGGGCTTGCCCTACTCGAAGTCCCACACAGCGCGCCTTGGACCCTTTGAGGCAACTGCGCGCACCCGCCACAAGATCACCATCCCCGCTCCTGTCGGTTGGGGGCTGGCGGTGGTGGGCGCGGGGCTGGTTCTGGCGGGTGCCTATCGGAAGGCGAAGTGATGTTTCCCGCTTCCTGGTTATCGACAGATCTCAGTCTGGATGAGTACCGGGATCCTGATTCGACACCCCGGCGATGAAGGAAGGCCAGGCGATCCCCCTGGCGAGAGCTTGTCCCTCCCAGCCCCAGCTTTTGCCCCCGTCCAGGTTGCCGAAGCTGAGTCCGGCCGATCATCAGTTCCTGCTTTAGGGGGGGGCTCAGCTGCGGAGCTCCATCGCCGTTTCCACGGCATCATGCAATTGCTTCATGTTGAAGGGCTTCCCCAGGAATGCCTGGGGAAGGTCGGGGTGCTCCCTCTTCATGACCTGGGTCCGGTCATAGCCGCTGGTCAGGATGACGGGAAGGTCCGGGTCAAGTTGGCGCAGGGCCGCAAGGGTTCCCCACCCGTCCAACCGGGGCATGGTCAGGTCCGTGATCACGCAAAGGATCTGGGCACGGTGCGTCCGGAACACCTCGAGGGCCTCTAGGCCATCCTTGGCTGTGAGGACGGAGAATCCTTTGATCTCCAACAGGTCCCGCGTGCTGTCGAGCAAGTCCAGGTCATCATCCACCAGGAGGAGGGTCCGGCCGCTGCCTGATGTTCCAGGGTGGGTTGTTCTACCTGCTGCCGACTGCTGCTGGGAGGGGGCACATACCGGGAGGTAGACGCGGAAGCTGCTGCCCCTTCCTGGCCTGCTCTCCACGGAGATGCCTCCACCGTGGGCCTGCACGATGCCAAGCACCACCGGGAGCCCCATGCCACGGCCCGTGTGGCGCGTAGAGAAGAAGGGGTCGAAAAGCTTCTCGAGATCCGTCTCCGGAATCCCAGGACCGGAATCTGTGACCTCCAGGTAGTTGTAGGCCAGGGCTTGAGGCTGCCAGTCGATGGGGACCCGGTTGGCCCTGGGGATCCCGGATGCAGGACAGGTCCCGAGGGTGATATGAACCGTGCCGCCCACTTCCCCCATGGCCTCCCAGGCATTGGTGACCAGATTGATGAATACCTGCTGGAGTTGCTCGCCGTTTCCCCTGATGAGGGGGCTCTC
The sequence above is drawn from the uncultured Holophaga sp. genome and encodes:
- a CDS encoding FAD-dependent oxidoreductase; translation: MDPYTREVLERGLSRRSFLSRTAAGAAGVGLLGLGGAVARGAGAKELYGCAESTDGGAVLSFLPKPKPISEKDIKETLSFDVVVVGAGASGLPAALSAREQGASVAVVQKAPFALAQGNSGSGIDLDKSEKAGVEALVSRLLADNNHRCHPGLVRLWAYNSGEAVRWVIDRAKQGGSPVFDQGNLQQRHILKVNGYSLNYVTSFFGPKPYTTGDGMRHFANTAEKAGVKFFYRMPAVQLVQDASGAVTGVIAKGPGGKYTRFLAKKGVILATGDYQNNKAMSDYFIPDVKYLERKQMGKTGDGFVMTYWAGGVIEPIGHTKMLHDFDAGPASMCDMPFLAVDRSGRRFVNETVEMSLLNNYLKDPKNAGHYSQIFDADYMSTAATWPGKLVPPEGLKNYMPEVPGEKKGVFPSQINTFAADSIEELARKLQMEPAVLVETVKRYNDLCAKGKDEDFGKPADRLVPVLKAPFYGIHRRVRISALVSGMLVNEQCQALNAEGKPIKGLYIVGNLGGGFYGGVDYPLTVFGLSLGRCYTFGYVTGRHVARL
- a CDS encoding cytochrome c3 family protein, encoding MRKKLLKGLIAVAGALVLGLLLVSPAQAAAKAPVKTMAKLATRHTAHGLDCATCHGKTKKPGAVDMEKCLECHDNQELATKTADLKPTNPHNTRHYGIWADCNLCHHEHKVSENHCLGCHPTFNFKVP
- the gltX gene encoding glutamate--tRNA ligase codes for the protein MSRPVVTRFAPSPTGMLHIGGVRTALFCWLFARKHGGRFILRIEDTDLGRSTDDNIRIIEEGMAWVGLDWDEGPIVGEPSQWKGPHGPYRQMQRMESHYKPAVEKLLSEGKAYRCRCTREELDERRKAAEAKGVPFTYNRGVDAGKGCRGKQHDASQPYAVRVVMPDEGAIVLEDLVKGRIEFPADTLDDWIIARTGEGSEIGVPTYNFCVVVDDTGMEVTHVIRGDDHVANTPKQIALYQAMGLELPKFAHVPMILGKDGAKLSKRHGATSITEYQALGLLPSAVRLALARLSWTPKIDGKAVESAEEEILTDEQMIQLFDLDELQKSPARFDMDKLNWMNQKLIQRATWQELEPHLHPFMPEAWAAKPDAWKAIAITATQKGKSLVEMAEALRFAFERPQDFDEKGVAKFMTEAVKPALREVSALEDYTHDVLETAFNAILERQGLKTKDLAQALRVALCGRPVSPGIYDTLMLLGPDEVRTRLERWL